A segment of the Stegostoma tigrinum isolate sSteTig4 chromosome 27, sSteTig4.hap1, whole genome shotgun sequence genome:
NNNNNNNNNNNNNNNNNNNNNNNNNNNNNNNNNNNNNNNNNNNNNNNNNNNNNNNNNNNNNNNNNNNNNNNNNNNNNNNNNNNNNNNNNNNNNNNNNNNNNNNNNNNNNNNNNNNNNNNNNNNNNNNNNNNNNNNNNNNNNNNNNNNNNNNNNNNNNNNNNNNNNNNNNNNNNNNNNNNNNNNNNNNNNNNNNNNNNNNNNNNNNNNNNNNNNNNNNNNNNNNNNNNNNNNNNNNNNNNNNNNNNNNNNNNNNNNNNNNNNNNNNNNNNNNNNNNNNNNNNNNNNNNNNNNNNNNNNNNNNNNNNNNNNNNNNNNNNNNNNNNNNNNNNNNNNNNNNNNNNNNNNNNNNNNNNNNNNNNNNNNNNNNNNNNNNNNNNNNNNNNNNNNNNNNNNNNNNNNNNNNNNNNNNNNNNNNNNNNNNNNNNNNNNNNNNNNNNNNNNNNNNNNNNNNNNNNNNNNNNNNNNNNNNNNNNNNNNNNNNNNNNNNNNNNNNNNNNNNNNNNNNNNNNNNNNNNNNNNNNNNNNNNNNNNNNNNNNNNNNNNNNNNNNNNNNNNNNNNNNNNNNNNNNNNNNNNNNNNNNNNNNNNNNNNNNNNNNNNNNNNNNNNNNNNNNNNNNNNNNNNNNNNNNNNNNNNNNNNNNNNNNNNNNNNNNNNNNNNNNNNNNNNNNNNNNNNNNNNNNNNNNNNNNNNNNNNNNNNNNNNNNNNNNNNNNNNNNNNNNNNNNNNNNNNNNNNNNNNNNNNNNNNNNNNNNNNNNNNNNNNNNNNNNNNNNNNNNNNNNNNNNNNNNNNNNNNNNNNNNNNNNNNNNNNNNNNNNNNNNNNNNNNNNNNNNNNNNNNNNNNNNNNNNNNNNNNNNNNNNNNNNNNNNNNNNNNNNNNNNNNNNNNNNNNNNNNNNNNNNNNNNNNNNNNNNNNNNNNNNNNNNNNNNNNNNNNNNNNNNNNNNNNNNNNNNNNNNNNNNNNNNNNNNNNNNNNNNNNNNNNNNNNNNNNNNNNNNNNNNNNNNNNNNNNNNNNNNNNNNNNNNNNNNNNNNNNNNNNNNNNNNNNNNNNNNNNNNNNNNNNNNNNNNNNNNNNNNNNNNNNNNNNNNNNNNNNNNNNNNNNNNNNNNNNNNNNNNNNNNNNNNNNNNNNNNNNNNNNNNNNNNNNNNNNNNNNNNNNNNNNNNNNNNNNNNNNNNNNNNNNNNNNNNNNNNNNNNNNNNNNNNNNNNNNNNNNNNNNNNNNNNNNNNNNNNNNNNNNNNNNNNNNNNNNNNNNNNNNNNNNNNNNNNNNNNNNNNNNNNNNNNNNNNNNNNNNNNNNNNNNNNNNNNNNNNNNNNNNNNNNNNNNNNNNNNNNNNNNNNNNNNNNNNNNNNNNNNNNNNNNNNNNNNNNNNNNNNNNNNNNNNNNNNNNNNNNNNNNNNNNNNNNNNNNNNNNNNNNNNNNNNNNNNNNNNNNNNNNNNNNNNNNNNNNNNNNNNNNNNNNNNNNNNNNNNNNNNNNNNNNNNNNNNNNNNNNNNNNNNNNNNNNNNNNNNNNNNNNNNNNNNNNNNNNNNNNNNNNNNNNNNNNNNNNNNNNNNNNNNNNNNNNNNNNNNNNNNNNNNNNNNNNNNNNNNNNNNNNNNNNNNNNNNNNNNNNNNNNNNNNNNNNNNNNNNNNNNNNNNNNNNNNNNNNNNNNNNNNNNNNNNNNNNNNNNNNNNNNNNNNNNNNNNNNNNNNNNNNNNNNNNNNNNNNNNNNNNNNNNNNNNNNNNNNNNNNNNNNNNNNNNNNNNNNNNNNNNNNNNNNNNNNNNNNNNNNNNNNNNNNNNNNNNNNNNNNNNNNNNNNNNNNNNNNNNNNNNNNNNNNNNNNNNNNNNNNNNNNNNNNNNNNNNNNNNNNNNNNNNNNNNNNNNNNNNNNNNNNNNNNNNNNNNNNNNNNNNNNNNNNNNNNNNNNNNNNNNNNNNNNNNNNNNNNNNNNNNNNNNNNNNNNNNNNNNNNNNNNNNNNNNNNNNNNNNNNNNNNNNNNNNNNNNNNNNNNNNNNNNNNNNNNNNNNNNNNNNNNNNNNNNNNNNNNNNNNNNNNNNNNNNNNNNNNNNNNNNNNNNNNNNNNNNNNNNNNNNNNNNNNNNNNNNNNNNNNNNNNNNNNNNNNNNNNNNNNNNNNNNNNNNNNNNNNNNNNNNNNNNNNNNNNNNNNNNNNNNNNNNNNNNNNNNNNNNNNNNNNNNNNNNNNNNNNNNNNNNNNNNNNNNNNNNNNNNNNNNNNNNNNNNNNNNNNNNNNNNNNNNNNNNNNNNNNNNNNNNNNNNNNNNNNNNNNNNNNNNNNNNNNNNNNNNNNNNNNNNNNNNNNNNNNNNNNNNNNNNNNNNNNNNNNNNNNNNNNNNNNNNNNNNNNNNNNNNNNNNNNNNNNNNNNNNNNNNNNNNNNNNNNNNNNNNNNNNNNNNNNNNNNNNNNNNNNNNNNNNNNNNNNNNNNNNNNNNNNNNNNNNNNNNNNNNNNNNNNNNNNNNNNNNNNNNNNNNNNNNNNNNNNNNNNNNNNNNNNNNNNNNNNNNNNNNNNNNNNNNNNNNNNNNNNNNNNNNNNNNNNNNNNNNNNNNNNNNNNNNNNNNNNNNNNNNNNNNNNNNNNNNNNNNNNNNNNNNNNNNNNNNNNNNNNNNNNNNNNNNNNNNNNNNNNNNNNNNNNNNNNNNNNNNNNNNNNNNNNNNNNNNNNNNNNNNNNNNNNNNNNNNNNNNNNNNNNNNNNNNNNNNNNNNNNNNNNNNNNNNNNNNNNNNNNNNNNNNNNNNNNNNNNNNNNNNNNNNNNNNNNNNNNNNNNNNNNNNNNNNNNNNNNNNNNNNNNNNNNNNNNNNNNNNNNNNNNNNNNNNNNNNNNNNNNNNNNNNNNNNNNNNNNNNNNNNNNNNNNNNNNNNNNNNNNNNNNNNNNNNNNNNNNNNNNNNNNNNNNNNNNNNNNNNNNNNNNNNNNNNNNNNNNNNNNNNNNNNNNNNNNNNNNNNNNNNNNNNNNNNNNNNNNNNNNNNNNNNNNNNNNNNNNNNNNNNNNNNNNNNNNNNNNNNNNNNNNNNNNNNNNNNNNNNNNNNNNNNNNNNNNNNNNNNNNNNNNNNNNNNNNNNNNNNNNNNNNNNNNNNNNNNNNNNNNNNNNNNNNNNNNNNNNNNNNNNNNNNNNNNNNNNNNNNNNNNNNNNNNNNNNNNNNNNNNNNNNNNNNNNNNNNNNNNNNNNNNNNNNNNNNNNNNNNNNNNNNNNNNNNNNNNNNNNNNNNNNNNNNNNNNNNNNNNNNNNNNNNNNNNNNNNNNNNNNNNNNNNNNNNNNNNNNNNNNNNNNNNNNNNNNNNNNNNNNNNNNNNNNNNNNNNNNNNNNNNNNNNNNNNNNNNNNNNNNNNNNNNNNNNNNNNNNNNNNNNNNNNNNNNNNNNNNNNNNNNNNNNNNNNNNNNNNNNNNNNNNNNNNNNNNNNNNNNNNNNNNNNNNNNNNNNNNNNNNNNNNNNNNNNNNNNNNNNNNNNNNNNNNNNNNNNNNNNNNNNNNNNNNNNNNNNNNNNNNNNNNNNNNNNNNNNNNNNNNNNNNNNNNNNNNNNNNNNNNNNNNNNNNNNNNNNNNNNNNNNNNNNNNNNNNNNNNNNTCCtgtgagagcgagcgagcgagggtGAGCGCGTAGGTTGTGCTGTcctcaaagggaaaaaaaagtcgCGCCAATCCACTTACTTGGTCCTTCCCTTCGTTttcgattttttttttacaagagataaccactccgttcctctactttttttaaaaactttatcgTCACCCTTCCCActtcccaaccccacaccccctTTCCCTCTCCAAACGGTGTTTTATTTCCTCCCCTAACCCCCACGAGTGTCGTCAACCGTCGGGCTGGAGGGTAACGGGATGCAGAACCACAGCGGCGTGATCCGGGGCCCGGCGGGCAACAACGACTGTCGGATCTACGTGGGCAACCTGCCGCCCGACATCCGCACCAAGGACATCGAGGACGTCTTCTACAAGTACGGTAGCATCAGGGACATCGACCTGAAGAACCGCCGCGGCGGTCCGCCGTTCGCCTTCGTCGAGTTCGAAGATCCGAGGTACAAGCAAAGACTCCAAATGGGGGACAGACTAGACAGAGAGACGCAGACATAGCTGccctctttttttcccccccaacacacgctTCCCTCCTTGTGCTACATGCATGGGGCTTCCCTGTCTCACCCCGCGTGGAGGGCAGGTTTACACCCCCTCTTCTTAGTTTGTTTTAAATTCTTAGGATCAATCGTACTTGGTCCggttttgtttccattttaaacGTCGCGTTGGCCGACATGGCATTTGGCGCCCTTGATCTCGTACGTTTTTAAGGGCTGTGTTGCAACTTTTTGATTCCTTTTAGGGACACCCCCCCCGCAAAAAAATCGCTCATTCGCAGCTTTGAAATTTGTCGTGTAGAAATTGCATTCGTTAGTTTTTTTAATCTTCAAAAGTGCAGGTTTGCACTACACTTTTTCATTTTTGGGACTTATTTGCAACTTGATTCTCTTGGGATTCGCATTTGAGGTTTTAAGTGAATTTTCTTCGCTGCTTCAGACTTTTGGAAAGGGGGTTTTGCTTTTTGTTGTAATTCGTGCAGGGGTTTGCATTtggtgtcttttttaaatttttgggGCGAGGTTACTCTTGGTGTGGCCAAATGCAATTCTCCCTTTTGCTGCCCCCCGCCCCATAACTAATTGTACCGATCTCTCAATTTAAAAGTCCTTTTCCGCACATAATTGTTTACAACTTTTAATTCTTGGAGCAGGCGGAGGAAATTGCATTTGCAGACTTAAATTTAATTCAGTGGAGTAATTATTTGCTACTGACCGCGGGGTTGAGGGTGTTGGAGATTGAATTCAATCTCGAGTCTTTGTGGTGGTTGGTTTATTTAATTTGAATGTACTGTTCTTGGTTTGGAATCGCATGCTGGCTGACCCAGCAGAAATTAACCTAATTGAAACACCGCGGTTTCCTTACACGGCAGTTAAATTTCTATGATGTGAGCTTGCTTTCGAGTGAATACTTTTTCGTATTTTTATAAGCCGATTGTAATTGACGACAACTGTATCTGATCGCCATTTTGCTGCAGAAGGAAACTACGCCACGCAAGCCCTTTGTTTGGCGGGTTTTACAGTGACCAGTTTAAACTGGAGGCCGGAGCTCCACGTGTTTTTTTTTCCCGGTGATGGTAAATGTTGAAGGTGTAAATCAGTACGTTCACCTCTGTTTTAACTCTATCCCCACTGCAGACTTAGCGGATGCATTGTTAGACACTGCTGTTTCAAATTTTCAGTTCTATTTTCGATAACTAGGGCATTTCTCCAATTCTCCCCAGCCCCCGTCTGAAATCTAAACGCCATGTGGTCTTCTAACGTTCTTGTGTTTTCAGGGATGCCGAGGATGCTGTGTACGGTCGAGATGGTTATGATTACGATGGTTATCGCTTGCGTGTTGAATTTCCACGGAGTGGTCGGGGGACTGGAAGAGGGGGTGgcggtgggggaggtggtgggcaGACCCCTCGAGGAAGATATGGCCCTCCTTCCCGACGCTCTGAGTACAGAGTGGTAGTTTCAGGTGAGACAGTTAATGCAATTGTGATTTTCATGTTTTCTGAACATTTCTGGAAATCTTACTAAATAACACATTTTTTCAGGGCTTCCTCCAAGTGGtagctggcaggatttgaaaGATCACATGCGGGAAGCAGGTGATGTATGTTACGCTGATGTTTTCCGTGATGGAACTGGTGTCGTGGAGTTTGTTCGCAAAGAAGATATGACCTATGCAGTGCGAAAACTGGATAACACAAAATTTCGATCTCATGAGGTATGTGACCCAATTCTGAAAGCTTTACAGATGATGACTAAGAGCCATAACTTAACTATTCATTTGGACTTCAGGTAAGACAGTGGTGAAGAAGTTCTGAAAAGAATGGCTCAAACTTAATTTATGACTAATACTTCTGAAATGTAATCCAGTTAGTTTAATCGTTTGAGTGAAAATACTCTGCTGAACTTGAGTTAAATCTCTTGTCTTAATTACAGAACCAAAATTGTCAGTGTTATATGTCAAATCTATTGTGATTGAATGACCTAAGGACCTTTTTCAGcagaaaagaaaatgacaaagtATTAGTCTTATACACTGGATTTCCTGAATAATGTTTGAAAGTAGTCAACATTTCTCTTCACGTATTCAATAGGGAGAAACAGCATATATTCGTGTGAAAGTTGATGGTCCAAGAAGTCCAAGCTATGGAAGATCTCGTTCACGTAGCCGCAGTCGAACCAGAAGCCGTAGCCGAAGTCGCAGCAGAAGCCGTAGTTACTCTCCCAGACGAAGCAGAGGATCTCCCCGCTACTCGCCCCGTCATAGCAGATCACGCTCGCGTAGCTAGATTGTAAATCCATTGATGGAATTCCTTGTAGTGCGCCACCACACCTTTTCCCTAAATAGAACggattctttatttttaaatccacGTTAACTTGTTTTATTCAAGTTTAGAACACAATTTAAATTGATATCCATATAAAGATGGTTGCTTCTCTTCATTGTTAACATTCCCTCCTATGTCATTACTGAAATCTGATAATTGTATAGACAGGGTAGGTTTGGAGTctgggaagctttcaaaatggTGTCACCATGACTTGGAATAACAGTAAACTGTTGCGATAATTTGTTAATGTTTATAGTTGATTTCACTTCAATTGAATAAATCCTAATGTGAGAATTGTAGGAGACTATGTAGATAGGACTGTTGTGAAACGTTTTTGTGAAAACCTTGTGTTGTACCTTATCTTACCTTTTCATGTATTTTCCTATAGACATATCACAACTGAGGATGGATTAAGCATTCTTTGGATTAAAGGATTGTGGAGCTCATTTCAGTCATATTAGGAATGTCAAATCGTGTCtaattggaggaggaggaggaatctTGATCATTTATGGAGGCAATGGTATGACTCCAAGTGCTATTGTCACAATTAAACTTGGCAGTATTGAAGTTGTGCTTCTTCTGTACAAATGGTTGTATAATCCATGAGCTATGGTGTTGCTGTGCCGGGTTACGAAGTTCTGTGCGGCATCAATACTGCTGAGCTTGCATGTTCTGTGTGACTAGTCTGGCATTGGTTTTCACCATTTTGAACAGAAGTCCTATTGATTACAACTTTAaaattgaaagaattaaaaagtaaAATGGCTGTCTTTCAGCACAGTTTCATTACGGATCAAAAATTCATCAATCTCTAGTTTGTAACGCAGTTAAGTGGTGAATTACATGTACAGTACAACTCAATTACTAGATTTCACATGGTAATTAGAAATGAAGGTGTCAATGAAAGTAAATACTGCACCAGTAAATTTTGTGCTAACTGACGTGCGTGTGTAGTAATGCTATCAGGCTTGAATTGATATCCACTAGTCCAACATCTTTCATGTACATCCTAAATAAACTAAGCAGTATCTATGGACATACTTTAATGTAGTTAAGTATGCTGAATGTATGGCATCTATTATGTGGACTATGATGTTGGGTTAGTGAATACTTAACTACAATATTAAGTTGTCATTTTTAATGGTATTGTGGAATAAAGTTTCTTGTTTAAAATATGTAACAACgttcacattgactgactgtgggGGTGTGGATGCAGTTTATGCTGTTCATCTGTCAAAGCATCTGTACATATTGGCCAGATGAGAGCTATAACTGTCCCACCCCATATAAACTTGTTGTTTGTTGTATCTAACGTTTGCCTCCTTTTTTGGTTTTGCTGGTTATTAAAGGTTTGGATTGGAGAGGGCTCATTGGATCCCAATCCTTGGAGCTGGATCTATGGATTCAATTCATTGTGAGGATAGGATAGGGAGGATCATAACATGGATTCATGGAGCGGGATCATTTTACCAGGAGCTGTAGGAGTGGATTCCTGCCCCAGTCAAACCGTgtatttgtggattttttttgtttgttttttgtgttttgttttttgtttttcacccccacccacccccaaaacCCCAATCCCATACCCACAATTGGTTATgccaaaaaaaacttgcctttcaTTTTTGTCAGTTGGAGCCCAATGGATACCCCGTGggaatggctttttttttgtttttgacttttTTCGTAAACGGAGTGAACCAGGACCGAGAGAGGTACGCTGGAGCAATCTCCTTGGATGGATTCGGCATTCAGGATTTGGTAACAATTTAAGCAGGGTGATATCTTAACTTTTTGTAACTATGATTAAGGGgtattttgttaaaaattaagTCTGAATTGGCTGTGCATACTAAAAttaagggaatagataaaattGATTAATTTTTGGCCCAAAGCATTACTTCTATTCATAGCTTAAATGTTTAATCTCCATTTTTGACAATAAATTCTTTTTAATTGTGTGTTTGAGTTTGTGATTTTGTGAACAGTTGGCTTTTATTTTGTGTAATTTTGAGGAATCTTAAGTAAtcctaaaactgttcacaacaaAATGCTGTATAATGTGCATTTTATATACTCCCGTTCGTTCACAAGTTGCAGTGCCACGTTGCTTATGCAcgtcctgattttttttaagctgatGAGCAAGGTTTCCCTTATGTAATTAGTGTGGCAATCTTTAAGTTTGCATTGCCAGCATCTGCCAGAGGCTTCCCGATTTGAGTGAGAATCTAACATAAACCCAAATTATCCAGATGGTTAGATTATTTAGATTTAGGTATAATCCTACAAGTAAACTTTACCCAACTAGCCAAAAAAACCTACTTTTTCACATATAGTAGGACATGACTCAAATTTCCCAATTTTGTCTTTCACATACAGATCGGTTTATCAAATTCCCAAAACAAAAAGTTAGTGACAGTTTTaggatttatttggatttttttaAGCTTTGTGCTCCAAAAGTGGGTATAATTTAACAAGGAATCTGCATGTTGCCACTAGTTGCTCCTAAAGCACCCACTTAGTGTAGAGACATCTTGTGGATAGCACCATTTGATATATTTTGTATGTTTGACAGTGCAGACATTTGTTTTGTCCAACACTCCCTAAGACAGTAGTTAACACGTAACCTGATGAGTGTAATGACTAAAGTGAGACAAAGAATGTTGTGAATTTTAATAAAGGATCAACAAAGCCTTTGCTGTTTTTCTTCACACTTAATTGCAGTGGAGTATTTTCTGTGCTCATGCATTGATCAACACGTTTCCCATAACAAATATTACAGTATGACACATTCTTATTAGTAATAGCCATGTCCACCCCTCTGCTGTTGACATTGGTCTTTCCTTGCTGTTGCTAATTAAATGTATTTACACTGATCCCTGCCACCTCTGATCTAACTTGTATCACAGCGGTTGGGAGCCAGAATATTCTGGTAAGTGAATAGAATCAAACTTATTTCTTCCTGTGGTACATTATATATAGCAGCAATATGCCTAAGTACACACAGGCTGTTGCTTGGTAGCCAACACTGGGTGCCAGTTTGATTTCCAGTGATGGTTGGTTTACATAGTTTGGTTAATGTAACAAAATCACTTGAGAATTAGTTGGAGTTGCAGGCTAGAAAGCACTTATGCCCAGAAACATCCTATGCATTGCATAGACAAATCTTCCCTGCTGCTGTGATTGTGGGAAAAGTTAGTTAATACATTGCATCAGTAATTTGTTCTGTCACCATTATCCTTTAGCTGGGTATCTGTCTGAATCAGTTATGTAGTTTAAAGGATAGTGAATGTGAATTCTGACCTTTTCGGTTGGTTGTGTGAACAATTGCAGCTGACCCAATTGTTTTGGCCTTGCAAGTGCTGGCTATTTAAATTGACCAACACTTGTACACTTGCACAACTAAGGACTAATGCGCCTAAAAGCAATGCAAGCAGCAAGGGTTTATAGTGGTCATGTTTTTGATGGAGGCATAAATTATTAACACCATCCAATTTTGTTTTTGGTGTCTCTTCCAGGCAATGTTAAGATGACTGGGAGAAGAATGTGTTCCTACAACCATCTTTATAAAATTGTGGATTTTTTGGAATGCATATAATAATGCTTTCAGGTCAAACTACGAAAGTGTTTTCAAACGTGATGtctgcagtactttgtttttgcTATGCTGTTTATTTCGCTGCAGCTCTTGTCTTTGATTCAAATATAATCATGGGGAATGGTTTGTATTTTGATTAATCTTGCCAGTTACAGAAGGAGGATATCTAGTAGTGGGTTTTAGGGGAcactggtcatcattagaatgtATGGACATGAGTGATAAAGTAGATGATGTATTGGAATGGGTTCTTGGTTTTCCCACTTTTTGTGACCATCTGTACTAGCTGCAAAATTAGCAACATAACTGTCTTATGCCATTAATCTAAATACATCCCATCCAGTTGAGCATGACCACTGATTTCTTGCGCAGTGGCAGTGTCTTAATGTGTATCATTCTACCATTGAATAGCGTATAAAGTGCAGATTAAGGCATGGAATTTTCTCCTATTGTGGAAGCTCTGATACTAGGCCCTCTCCACTTCCCTACTCGAATGCAACCTGGTACTAAGATATCTGTAATTCCCTGCTGTTGTGAACAactgacaattttaaaaatggtttaAAGTGGTGTGGGAAGAGTTTCTGGGAGAAGGAAATGAGTGATCTGTTTGGCCTGAGTTGATGTGATGTCATGTCATATCCTTGCCGTTCCGTGCGTGGCCATTTCTTGGTAGGCATTGCTGAAACACAAGTGTTCTTGTAACACTGACATTTACACAGGAATAATGGAAATAAATCCACTGTGTTGATGTTGAAAGTAATACTTCTTCAGATCAAGAATGAGAATACCTTAATTCAATCAATGGGAAGGGGCATTTTTCCCAGGAGTAATCAACTGCAAATCAAGATTGCACTGTGGATGGCCTATAATTAGTGTTTAGTTGGAGGATATGTAGAATAAGAACAACCTAATTGAAACTGTTTTGGTTTCCTAAATAATTGGGGAGAGAAGCGATTGGATTGTAATATTTCTCCATTGTCTAGAAAAATTAGTGACTTGGGATTATTTTAGTTAACAGTTCTTCCAGCTCTAACTTTGCCTGTTCGAATAAAACTTTTCTGGCTTGTGGGATCTCAATTGAGTGAGCAACCTTCAATGTTATGCAGTTTTATCTAAACTTGCAgtgtgtggatgggggtggggtggagtggaTGCAAGTTTTAAGTGGTAAGGCAGTGATCTTTGAAGGTTTGTAACTATCTTCAGTGAGAGACTTGTGCCTTTGAATTGTTCCAGTATGGGTACTTCAGTATATGATGTACACTGTCATTTTATTCTGTTTTGGGACTTCTTTTTTACAGGT
Coding sequences within it:
- the srsf1b gene encoding LOW QUALITY PROTEIN: serine/arginine-rich splicing factor 1B (The sequence of the model RefSeq protein was modified relative to this genomic sequence to represent the inferred CDS: deleted 1 base in 1 codon) → MQNHSGVIRGPAGNNDCRIYVGNLPPDIRTKDIEDVFYKYGSIRDIDLKNRRGGPPFAFVEFEDPRDAEDAVYGRDGYDYDGYRLRVEFPRSGRGTGRGGGGGGGGGQTPRGRYGPPSRRSEYRVVVSGLPPSGSWQDLKDHMREAGDVCYADVFRDGTGVVEFVRKEDMTYAVRKLDNTKFRSHEGETAYIRVKVDGPRSPSYGRSRSRSAVEPEAVAEVAAEAVVTLPDEAEDLPATRPVIADHARVARLHITTEDGLSILWIKGLWSSFQSY